One window from the genome of Deltaproteobacteria bacterium encodes:
- a CDS encoding alpha-hydroxy-acid oxidizing protein: MNNQNHETALPEVIEAPSRFRNTIGKYSIRRSLAKCVSCGLCAELCPYGVHPRYEVYNRTLRPREHKCIGFACRKNDYYCIDRCPEGALTLRLNPVLETLGDYRWTDEMLIAHWEMAETGSLPLVDLEYNVGNSGGGFDKIRFRHFDPGAYLDIDDAAIDTRLTLNKRGDGRPAKTLSLPCYGGGMSYGSMALNALVGRARAARTLNSLTCTGEGGYPEAFVPYKDHVITQVATGLFGVREETILHAPVIEFKYAQGAKPGLGGHLLGDKVTPEVAAMRETVVGNSLFSPFPFHSVYSVEDHKKHVDWIKEINPRGLISVKVSTPTDVDMVAVGSYYAGAHIVHIDGSYGGTGAAPDIAKKNIAMPIEYAIPKVHNFLKAEGVREKVCLIASGGIRNAMDTAKAMALGADGVVIGTADLVALECVRCGNCESGRGCARGIASTDHELGQMISEAYAEQRLVNMYMAWRKQWCELLRCLGMRSMRELTGRSDLLVHLDYLEAEERTTYQPAPTGNTII, from the coding sequence ATGAACAATCAGAATCACGAAACAGCCCTTCCGGAGGTTATCGAAGCGCCGTCCAGGTTCAGGAACACCATCGGCAAGTACAGCATCCGGCGCAGCCTCGCCAAGTGCGTTTCCTGCGGCCTGTGCGCGGAATTGTGTCCCTATGGCGTGCATCCCAGGTATGAGGTCTACAACAGGACCCTGCGCCCCCGTGAACACAAGTGCATCGGATTTGCGTGCAGAAAGAACGACTACTACTGCATCGACCGCTGCCCGGAGGGGGCCCTGACCCTGCGCCTCAATCCCGTTCTCGAAACCCTGGGCGACTACCGCTGGACCGACGAGATGCTCATCGCCCACTGGGAAATGGCCGAAACCGGCAGCCTGCCGCTGGTGGACCTCGAATACAATGTGGGCAATTCCGGCGGGGGCTTCGACAAGATCCGCTTCAGGCACTTCGATCCCGGGGCGTATCTCGATATCGACGACGCGGCTATCGACACGCGCCTGACCCTCAACAAGAGGGGAGACGGGCGGCCTGCGAAAACGCTTTCCCTGCCATGCTACGGCGGCGGCATGTCCTACGGGTCCATGGCGCTCAACGCGCTGGTGGGAAGGGCCAGGGCCGCCAGGACGCTGAACTCCCTGACCTGCACGGGCGAGGGCGGGTATCCCGAAGCGTTCGTTCCCTACAAGGATCACGTGATCACCCAGGTGGCCACTGGCCTGTTCGGCGTGCGCGAAGAAACCATCCTGCATGCACCGGTAATAGAGTTCAAGTATGCCCAGGGGGCCAAGCCGGGCCTTGGCGGGCACCTTTTGGGCGACAAGGTCACGCCGGAAGTGGCGGCCATGCGCGAGACGGTTGTGGGGAATTCCCTGTTTTCCCCCTTTCCGTTCCACAGCGTCTACTCGGTGGAGGATCACAAGAAACACGTGGACTGGATCAAGGAGATCAACCCCAGGGGGCTCATATCGGTGAAGGTGTCCACACCCACCGATGTCGACATGGTTGCCGTGGGCAGCTACTACGCGGGCGCCCACATCGTGCACATCGACGGCAGCTACGGGGGAACCGGCGCGGCGCCGGACATCGCCAAGAAAAACATCGCCATGCCCATCGAGTACGCCATCCCCAAAGTGCACAATTTCTTAAAGGCGGAAGGGGTTCGGGAGAAGGTGTGCCTCATCGCCAGCGGCGGCATCCGCAACGCCATGGACACGGCCAAGGCTATGGCCCTGGGGGCGGACGGTGTGGTCATCGGCACGGCCGACCTGGTGGCTCTCGAGTGCGTGCGCTGCGGCAATTGCGAGAGCGGCCGGGGATGTGCCCGGGGGATTGCCTCGACAGACCACGAACTGGGGCAGATGATATCCGAGGCGTACGCCGAGCAGCGGCTGGTCAACATGTACATGGCCTGGCGCAAGCAATGGTGCGAACTGCTGCGGTGCCTGGGCATGCGCAGCATGCGCGAACTGACCGGGCGATCGGATCTTCTGGTCCACCTCGATTATCTCGAAGCGGAAGAAAGGACCACCTATCAGCCGGCGCCAACCGGGAATACGATAATTTAA